Genomic DNA from Edaphobacter lichenicola:
CCCGACCAGAGGACCGGCAAATCCGCGCGAAAAGACCAAAAACTATGTCCCGGCTCCCTGCCAAAGAACTCGCGTCCTATCACCCAAATAAAGCTCTGCTAAAAAAACTCTGCCGAGTCTCCGAACCCCACTTCGCCCTACAATTTAGCCAGCAGTTCGCGGGTGTATTGGCTCGTCTCGCCAAAAAACTCCTCCAGCCCAAACCCTGGAATCACGCACGAGCGCTTCTTCGTATCCGGCGTCAGGGTCAGCGTCTGTTCCTGCTTGTCGCGAATCACCACCACCGGCACCGGCCGCCCCCGGTTGTCGTGGATCGTCTTGGTCCAGTCGGTTCCACTCGAAACCGCGATCGAGTTCACCCGCACCACCACATCTCCCGCCTTCATCCCAGCCTGCTCCGCCGGACTGTTGCTGTCGACGCTCCGCACCAGCAGCCCCGCTCCACCCTCCGCGCCAAAAAAACCCGCAAGTTGCGGTCCCATCACCTCAAGCTGAGCGCCTGTGTAAGACGAACTCAGAATCATACTCATCGCCAGCATCTCCCGATGCCCCTTGGGAGTCGTTGCCGTGCCGGACGACGTCGAGGCGCCCATAAAACTATTGCCGCCCCGCACAGACCCCGAAGGCCCATCCCCCGGAGCCGGAACCGTGTAGTGCTGGTCCCAGGCCTGCTGTCCGACCGTTCGCCGATCCGCCATCTGCATGGTCATGGTCATCGTCTGCCCATCGCGGCTGACCACGAAGCTCACCGTCCGCCCTACCGGCTGATCCCGCAGCAACCGCTTCAACTGCTCCTGGCCGTCAATCGCCTGGCCGTTCATCTGCAGGATCACATCATGCATCCGCATCCCTGCCTTGCAGGCCGGTCCATCATGATCCAGACTCACAATCTCCGCCCCACGCGCCTCTTTCATCCGCAGAGAACCAATCTGATCGTCGCTTACATCGCGTGCGTCCACCCCGAGGTACCCCTGCGCCGCGTACTTGTGCGAACCGCCCCCCATCGCTCCCACGAGCACCGTGCGCCCAGACCAGAGCCCAGACCAGAGAGGAATACTCTGCGCCGCGAGCGAACTATGCCCGCCCGGCAGACCAGTCGTCCCAGCCATCAGCGCCACAACCCCCGCCACAATCCCAAGCGACCTGCGGTATCTCATCGGCCTACCCTCATCCGCACCTACTCTCGCACTCGGCAACGGAGCGCACTTATCCTGCCCTGTCTACTGAATATCTGCGGAGCTCTGCAGCGCGTTATACGATGCCGTCCGAATATACGGATTTGCGTCCTGCGTTGAAACCGTTCGCAGCACTTGCCGCACACTCGAGTCCGACTGCACCGGCTCCAGCAACCCAATCGCGGTCTTCCGAACCTGCGCATCCGAATCATGCATCACGGCTTCGAGAACCGCATCGCGCACATGCTGATCCTGTCCCACAAAACGCTGCAACCCCTCGAGCGCCGTCATGCGAACCCCGGCATCCTGGTCATATCGCAGCGACACCATCAGCGCATTGCGAATCTCTTTACCGTCTACGGCAGTCGGCTGGCACGCATGCCCTGACTTGCATTCGTTCGTCAGCAACGCAACCGAATCCTTCCGCACTGTATCCGCGCCATCCACGCCGGCGGCACGTGTCCCCACCATCAACAGGTTCCGAATCTCCGGACTGTCCAGCGATCCCTCCATCGTCTCGGGAACCACCCTGTTGTACTTCACCTGCACCAGCTCCGAGTTCGGCGTCTGCACGATCCCGGTCACATTGGCGATCACGCCTTTATCCACGCCTTCATCCGGACCCGTGACAACGACCGGCTTCTGAGGCTTCGGCGCATGCGCCACCTGATAGCGCAGCGTAAAGTTGCCTGCCAGGAACCCCACCCCCAGCAGCAGCGTCGCCAACGCCGGAGCGCCTTGCACATGCCCCAGCCAGCGATAAAAATGTGTCCTTAGTTGAGTAAGAAACCCATGCGGCGGGATCATATCCAGCTCGTCGTCGAGCCGCATCCGCGACTGCGCCAGAAGATTCGGCGAAGGCTCCAGCACGGGCAACAACGCCAACCGCTCTTCGAACATCTGGAACGCCTCCAGCTCCGCGCGGCAACCCTCGCACTCGGTCAGATGTTGTTCCAATCCCCCAGCCAGCTCATCGGGCAGCTCGCCGTAGTTCAACAAAACGATACAGTCTCTTGCGCTCTCACACTTCATTGTCCTACCTCAACCAGCCTCAAATTTTTGCTTGTTCTTCGTGGGCTCTACGTGCGCCCTTATAAAATCATTCCCAACCCGCCTGCACTCACTACTCACGGCTTCTACCGAAGCTCCGCCAGATTAGCCCGCAGCTTTCGCGTGGCCCGGAACAGCGTATTCTTAGCCGTCTCTTCCGTCGTGCTCAACATCTCCCCGATCGTCCGCAGCTTCAGCCCCTGATAGTGCTTCAGCTCGAACACCGTTCGCTCGCGCGGTGTCAGCTTGTTCAAAGCCTCGCCGATCCGCTCACTCATCACCTTCCGGTCCAACTCCCGCCCCGG
This window encodes:
- a CDS encoding PDZ domain-containing protein, whose translation is MRYRRSLGIVAGVVALMAGTTGLPGGHSSLAAQSIPLWSGLWSGRTVLVGAMGGGSHKYAAQGYLGVDARDVSDDQIGSLRMKEARGAEIVSLDHDGPACKAGMRMHDVILQMNGQAIDGQEQLKRLLRDQPVGRTVSFVVSRDGQTMTMTMQMADRRTVGQQAWDQHYTVPAPGDGPSGSVRGGNSFMGASTSSGTATTPKGHREMLAMSMILSSSYTGAQLEVMGPQLAGFFGAEGGAGLLVRSVDSNSPAEQAGMKAGDVVVRVNSIAVSSGTDWTKTIHDNRGRPVPVVVIRDKQEQTLTLTPDTKKRSCVIPGFGLEEFFGETSQYTRELLAKL
- a CDS encoding HEAT repeat domain-containing protein, whose protein sequence is MLNYGELPDELAGGLEQHLTECEGCRAELEAFQMFEERLALLPVLEPSPNLLAQSRMRLDDELDMIPPHGFLTQLRTHFYRWLGHVQGAPALATLLLGVGFLAGNFTLRYQVAHAPKPQKPVVVTGPDEGVDKGVIANVTGIVQTPNSELVQVKYNRVVPETMEGSLDSPEIRNLLMVGTRAAGVDGADTVRKDSVALLTNECKSGHACQPTAVDGKEIRNALMVSLRYDQDAGVRMTALEGLQRFVGQDQHVRDAVLEAVMHDSDAQVRKTAIGLLEPVQSDSSVRQVLRTVSTQDANPYIRTASYNALQSSADIQ